The Vibrio tubiashii ATCC 19109 genome has a segment encoding these proteins:
- a CDS encoding aspartate-semialdehyde dehydrogenase, protein MSQQYNVAVLGATGAVGETIIEVLQERKFPVGEIYLLASERSEGKTYRFNGKTVRVQNVEEFDWSQAHIALFSAGGELSAKWAPIAADEGVIVIDNTSQFRYEYDIPLVVPEVNPEAIAEFRNRNIIANPNCSTIQMLVALKPIHDAVGIERINVSTYQSVSGAGKAGIDELAGQTAKLLNGMPAENEEFSQQIAFNCIPQIDQFMENGYTREEMKMVWETQKIFNDPGITVNPTCVRVPVFYGHAEAVHLETCAPIDAQEVINLLEQTEGIEVFHGEDFPTQVRDAGGKDHVMVGRIRNDISHHSGVNLWVVADNVRKGAATNAVQIAEVLIRDYY, encoded by the coding sequence ATGAGCCAACAATATAATGTTGCAGTTTTAGGCGCGACTGGTGCAGTCGGCGAAACAATTATCGAAGTGCTGCAAGAGCGCAAATTCCCAGTAGGTGAAATTTACCTTTTAGCCAGTGAGCGCAGTGAAGGTAAGACTTATCGCTTTAACGGTAAAACTGTTCGCGTTCAAAACGTAGAAGAGTTTGATTGGTCTCAAGCGCACATCGCCTTGTTCTCTGCAGGTGGTGAATTGTCTGCTAAATGGGCGCCAATCGCGGCAGATGAAGGCGTTATCGTGATTGATAATACCTCACAGTTCCGCTACGAGTACGATATTCCGCTCGTGGTGCCTGAAGTGAACCCAGAAGCGATTGCCGAGTTCCGCAACCGTAACATCATCGCTAACCCAAACTGTTCAACAATTCAGATGTTGGTTGCCTTAAAACCAATTCACGATGCAGTGGGTATTGAGCGTATCAACGTATCTACTTACCAGTCAGTGTCGGGCGCAGGTAAAGCGGGTATTGATGAATTAGCAGGTCAAACGGCAAAGCTGCTTAACGGCATGCCAGCAGAGAACGAAGAGTTCTCACAACAAATCGCGTTTAACTGTATTCCGCAAATCGATCAGTTCATGGAAAACGGTTATACCCGTGAAGAGATGAAGATGGTTTGGGAAACACAGAAAATCTTCAACGATCCAGGTATTACTGTAAACCCTACCTGTGTTCGTGTACCTGTTTTCTATGGTCATGCGGAAGCAGTCCATCTAGAAACATGCGCTCCAATTGATGCGCAAGAAGTGATTAATCTTCTAGAGCAAACTGAAGGTATCGAAGTGTTCCACGGTGAAGATTTCCCAACACAAGTCCGCGATGCTGGCGGTAAAGATCACGTGATGGTAGGTCGTATCCGTAATGATATCAGTCATCATAGTGGTGTGAACCTGTGGGTAGTAGCAGACAACGTTCGTAAGGGGGCAGCAACTAACGCTGTTCAAATCGCCGAAGTACTGATTCGCGACTACTACTAG
- a CDS encoding FimV/HubP family polar landmark protein, whose amino-acid sequence MRRLLQRLLLPLAMVAVTQTTIVNAESIRLKGPNGEIQSSPQFSEPLARDARTAEPSRFYGPTTEQETLWSIASQLRPSNAVTVQQTLYAIFQLNPQAFENQNIHELIPQSTIRIPSLSQVRSVSTQEAVNVMAAHQARLGKAPSVATPQPQAPAVNIVPVQQPDDMAKPMEKVVDNAQEKMVDKNSDLKGIADAEKQKQVKSLENQLETSETELMALEEKNHKLRLMLADVQSEVDVLKDELGNEDRIRTEVEKLLEAERMRLAEEQKMAPSAMDQLFSNTWLVAALAIIPGLLIGLIIMMLLGRRSKEEPQAAPTEQQPQPVAPVVPETLNEDIDDDLLLDDDLFGESDKEEELFGDDSIDPDADSDEVDVFADLDDGDLDFNLEGEDSDDPFAGIGDDGDLDESLADVDVDMSSNGISVNGDDKALGLEEMERALDEVVIEDSDDEGFDLSDDGEFSQDELDSLLAEDGESEELGTDELDQSLLDDLFNEAQDDSSDDLDFDSLLDEGEDSFDLSDDSTEPSLASDSEIDDIFAQMEAQADLETLEANALDETALLDEVVDEEGVEVSADSTELLDELLEESAAPQESSDEVDAFDELISVDEPAEESTDLLDEFIAESEGADEFDLDSELDELIGDDTPAQEIDLADSTDLLADVVGSDPQADSSEDLGDDATDLFEELLEIDQQEELPEPASQPELEADSTDVPSIEEEAPTTDNKDFASEDFIDDLLSVAPEGDPLLDELDLDDVPAADVTDDLALDTEIDQAQLAEPEPEPEPEPEPEPEPEPEPEPEPEPDDEDDWLTSAIEEVENPQFDSEEADQLSDEAEQVADEAQPSSEAESEDVASTEAQEDDWLTSAIDEVERPESTPEPTQVVESPSVGLDEPTSASGAEQQEIVEDDVLAQQEQSDTLKEETPETPETPETPETPETPETPETPETPETPETPETPETPETPETPETPEIAEAVEDTQQAPEPTHEPVEAKPAAPMPEAIPNEFGVPQDDDWLIDDEPQTEQPQAEDSLASQTESEEEGPVELDLPDIADEDFSEVAEEPQAETEAPTSELADEAFELDELELPEFGEEEALADVTEQPQPEAEAPTAELADESFELDDLELPEFGEEEPLADVAEQPEPETGAPIAELADESFDLDDLELPEFGEEDALSDIAEQPEPEVEAPTAELADEAFELDDLELPEFGEEEALADVAEQPEPQVEAPTAELADESFELDDLELPEFGEEEALADVAEEPQPEIEAPTAELADESFELDDLELPEFGEEEALADVAEVPQAEVEAPTAELEDESFELDELELPEFGEQEALAEVAEQPQPEVEVPSAQQEDETLELDDLELPEFGEEEVLAEVADEPQPEIDAPTAELANESFGLDDQELPEFGEEEALADVAEQPQAEAEAPAVELEDESFELDELELPEFGEEEAFAEVAEEPQPEAEAPTAELEDEAFELDDLELPEFGEEEALADVAEQPQAEAEAPTAELADESFELDDLELPEFGEEEALAEVAEEPQPQVEAPTAELEDESFELDDLELPEFGEEEALAEVAEQPQPEIEAPSAELEDESFELDDLELPEFGEDEALADVADEPLLETEAPVAEPSNESIEIAEADLPQYNEEDALDDLEPTSDELTQDDFELEPVELPELSEIPSENVAPTTQEIDLAHQDYDEKAFDELLSEEQPETANFSFDTPIDATTSDSAGMDIDAMLEMGEDWNGFNLSPEQQASIPDEIPEDEADVWAQDNQPEQAQILDENWEDQPELEEFNPNDNSYRTIDELMAEVESEEEQAIDDELKLDVGLNDFPDVIGDIGDAADVDANAEAAGKLDLAKIYVEMNDAQGAIKLLEEAIVDGSDEIRREAKNLIDTINKG is encoded by the coding sequence ATGCGTCGACTTTTACAGCGTCTACTCTTGCCTCTGGCAATGGTTGCCGTGACTCAAACTACTATCGTAAACGCGGAGAGCATTCGCCTTAAAGGGCCAAATGGTGAGATCCAGTCATCTCCCCAGTTTTCAGAGCCTCTTGCTCGTGATGCGCGTACGGCAGAACCTTCAAGATTTTATGGCCCTACAACGGAACAAGAGACGTTGTGGAGTATTGCCTCTCAGTTACGTCCTTCTAACGCAGTTACTGTTCAACAAACGCTCTACGCCATTTTTCAACTCAACCCTCAAGCGTTTGAAAACCAAAATATCCACGAGCTGATTCCTCAGAGTACCATCCGTATTCCTTCTCTCAGCCAAGTTCGCAGTGTGTCCACCCAAGAAGCGGTCAACGTGATGGCAGCGCACCAAGCTCGTTTGGGTAAAGCACCTAGCGTTGCAACGCCTCAACCACAGGCTCCAGCCGTCAATATCGTTCCAGTCCAGCAGCCTGATGACATGGCTAAGCCGATGGAAAAAGTTGTCGACAATGCTCAAGAGAAGATGGTCGACAAAAATAGCGACCTCAAGGGCATTGCAGACGCCGAGAAGCAAAAACAGGTTAAGTCCCTCGAAAACCAGCTTGAGACCTCTGAAACCGAGCTGATGGCACTGGAGGAGAAGAACCATAAGCTGCGCTTAATGTTGGCGGATGTTCAATCTGAAGTCGATGTACTAAAAGATGAACTTGGAAATGAAGACCGGATTCGCACTGAAGTTGAAAAACTTCTTGAAGCTGAGCGTATGCGTCTCGCCGAAGAGCAAAAAATGGCGCCTTCGGCGATGGATCAACTGTTCTCAAATACTTGGTTAGTTGCAGCATTAGCCATCATCCCAGGGCTACTGATTGGCCTCATCATCATGATGCTGCTTGGTCGTCGTTCTAAAGAAGAGCCACAAGCCGCACCTACAGAGCAGCAACCTCAACCTGTTGCGCCTGTCGTGCCCGAAACTCTTAATGAAGATATTGACGATGATCTACTGCTCGATGATGACCTGTTTGGTGAATCTGATAAGGAAGAAGAACTGTTCGGTGACGATTCAATCGACCCAGACGCTGATTCCGATGAAGTAGACGTATTCGCCGACCTAGACGATGGTGACCTTGACTTCAACCTTGAAGGCGAAGATAGCGATGACCCATTCGCAGGCATTGGTGATGACGGTGATTTAGATGAATCACTGGCTGATGTTGACGTTGATATGAGCTCGAACGGCATTAGCGTCAACGGTGACGATAAAGCACTTGGTCTTGAAGAGATGGAGCGCGCCCTCGATGAAGTTGTCATAGAAGACTCTGATGATGAAGGGTTCGATCTGTCTGATGATGGTGAATTCTCGCAAGATGAGTTGGACTCACTGCTAGCAGAAGATGGTGAAAGCGAGGAACTGGGCACTGATGAGCTTGATCAGTCACTACTGGATGACCTATTTAATGAAGCTCAAGATGACAGCAGTGATGACCTCGATTTTGATAGTTTGCTTGATGAAGGCGAAGACAGCTTCGATCTAAGTGATGACTCAACAGAGCCGAGCCTAGCTTCTGATAGCGAGATCGATGACATCTTTGCCCAAATGGAAGCGCAGGCGGATCTAGAAACGCTTGAAGCGAATGCGCTTGATGAAACGGCACTGCTAGACGAAGTCGTTGATGAAGAAGGTGTCGAAGTCAGTGCAGATAGCACCGAACTATTAGATGAACTTCTTGAAGAGTCAGCTGCACCGCAAGAGTCGAGCGATGAAGTCGATGCCTTTGACGAGTTAATCTCGGTTGACGAACCTGCTGAAGAAAGTACCGATCTACTCGATGAGTTTATTGCTGAATCCGAAGGCGCAGACGAATTTGATTTAGACTCTGAACTCGATGAACTCATTGGTGATGATACGCCCGCTCAAGAGATCGATTTAGCCGATAGCACAGACTTACTCGCAGATGTGGTTGGTTCTGATCCTCAAGCAGACAGCAGCGAAGATCTGGGTGATGATGCGACCGATCTGTTTGAAGAGCTGCTTGAAATCGATCAACAAGAAGAGTTGCCAGAGCCAGCATCACAGCCTGAACTGGAAGCTGATTCTACGGATGTACCTTCGATTGAAGAAGAGGCGCCTACAACTGATAACAAAGACTTCGCTAGTGAAGATTTTATCGATGACCTGTTAAGTGTTGCTCCGGAGGGAGACCCACTTCTTGATGAACTCGATCTCGACGATGTCCCGGCTGCAGACGTAACTGATGACCTTGCTTTGGACACTGAGATTGACCAAGCTCAGCTTGCAGAGCCAGAGCCAGAGCCAGAGCCAGAGCCAGAGCCAGAGCCAGAGCCAGAGCCAGAGCCAGAGCCAGAGCCAGAGCCAGATGATGAAGACGATTGGTTAACGTCGGCGATTGAAGAAGTTGAAAACCCTCAGTTTGACAGTGAAGAAGCAGACCAACTGAGTGATGAAGCTGAACAAGTGGCCGATGAAGCTCAGCCATCTAGCGAAGCTGAATCTGAAGACGTTGCGAGCACCGAGGCACAAGAGGATGATTGGCTAACCTCAGCAATCGATGAGGTTGAGAGACCTGAAAGTACTCCTGAGCCTACACAAGTTGTAGAAAGCCCATCTGTAGGGTTGGATGAACCAACGTCTGCTTCAGGTGCTGAGCAACAAGAAATTGTTGAAGATGATGTACTTGCACAGCAAGAGCAAAGCGACACACTGAAAGAAGAGACTCCAGAGACTCCAGAGACTCCAGAGACTCCAGAGACTCCAGAGACTCCAGAGACTCCAGAGACTCCAGAGACTCCAGAGACTCCAGAGACTCCAGAGACTCCAGAGACTCCAGAGACTCCAGAGACTCCAGAGACTCCAGAAATCGCCGAAGCTGTCGAGGATACTCAACAAGCTCCTGAACCGACTCACGAACCAGTTGAAGCCAAGCCTGCTGCTCCGATGCCAGAGGCGATCCCAAATGAATTTGGTGTCCCTCAAGATGATGATTGGCTAATTGATGACGAGCCGCAAACCGAGCAGCCTCAAGCAGAAGATAGCTTAGCGTCGCAAACAGAGTCTGAAGAAGAGGGCCCAGTTGAACTGGATTTACCTGATATTGCAGATGAAGATTTCTCTGAAGTCGCTGAAGAACCGCAAGCAGAAACTGAAGCACCCACTTCTGAACTAGCAGACGAAGCATTCGAGCTTGATGAGCTAGAACTGCCAGAGTTTGGTGAAGAAGAGGCACTCGCAGATGTTACCGAGCAGCCTCAACCAGAAGCTGAAGCACCAACGGCAGAACTAGCAGACGAGTCGTTTGAGCTTGATGATCTAGAGCTACCAGAGTTTGGTGAAGAAGAACCTCTGGCTGATGTTGCCGAGCAGCCTGAACCAGAAACTGGAGCACCAATTGCGGAACTAGCAGACGAGTCATTCGATCTAGATGACTTAGAGCTGCCAGAATTTGGTGAAGAAGATGCACTGTCCGATATTGCCGAGCAGCCTGAGCCAGAAGTTGAAGCACCAACTGCGGAACTAGCGGATGAAGCCTTCGAGCTTGATGACCTAGAACTACCAGAGTTTGGTGAAGAAGAAGCATTGGCTGATGTTGCCGAGCAACCTGAGCCACAAGTTGAAGCGCCCACTGCAGAACTAGCAGATGAGTCGTTCGAGCTAGATGACCTAGAGCTACCAGAGTTTGGTGAAGAAGAAGCTCTAGCAGATGTTGCTGAAGAGCCTCAGCCAGAGATTGAAGCACCCACTGCAGAACTAGCAGATGAGTCGTTCGAGCTAGATGACCTAGAGCTACCAGAGTTTGGTGAAGAAGAAGCATTGGCTGATGTTGCCGAGGTGCCTCAAGCAGAAGTTGAAGCACCAACGGCAGAACTAGAAGACGAGTCTTTCGAGCTTGATGAGCTAGAGCTGCCAGAGTTTGGTGAACAAGAAGCTTTAGCTGAAGTTGCCGAGCAGCCTCAGCCAGAAGTTGAAGTTCCCAGCGCTCAACAAGAAGACGAAACGTTAGAACTTGATGACCTAGAACTACCAGAGTTTGGTGAAGAAGAAGTATTAGCTGAAGTCGCTGATGAGCCTCAGCCAGAAATTGACGCGCCAACTGCTGAACTAGCAAACGAGTCGTTCGGTCTTGATGACCAAGAGCTACCAGAGTTTGGTGAAGAAGAAGCATTGGCTGATGTTGCCGAGCAGCCTCAAGCAGAAGCTGAAGCACCAGCGGTCGAACTCGAAGACGAGTCTTTCGAGCTTGATGAGCTAGAGCTGCCAGAGTTTGGTGAGGAAGAAGCATTTGCAGAAGTCGCTGAAGAGCCTCAACCAGAAGCTGAAGCACCAACTGCGGAACTCGAAGACGAAGCGTTCGAGCTTGATGACCTAGAGCTACCAGAGTTTGGTGAAGAAGAAGCTTTAGCTGATGTTGCCGAGCAGCCTCAAGCAGAAGCTGAAGCACCCACTGCGGAACTAGCAGACGAGTCGTTCGAGCTAGATGATTTAGAGTTACCAGAGTTTGGTGAAGAAGAAGCTTTAGCTGAAGTCGCTGAAGAGCCTCAGCCACAAGTTGAAGCACCCACTGCTGAACTCGAAGACGAGTCGTTTGAGCTTGATGATCTAGAGTTACCAGAATTTGGTGAAGAAGAAGCTTTAGCGGAGGTTGCCGAGCAGCCTCAACCAGAGATTGAAGCACCAAGTGCGGAACTCGAAGACGAGTCGTTTGAGCTAGATGATCTAGAGCTACCAGAGTTTGGTGAAGATGAAGCACTGGCGGATGTTGCTGATGAACCTCTACTAGAAACTGAGGCTCCAGTAGCGGAACCGAGCAATGAGTCGATTGAAATTGCTGAAGCTGATCTACCTCAATACAACGAAGAAGACGCGCTGGATGATCTTGAACCAACCAGTGACGAACTGACGCAAGATGATTTTGAGTTAGAGCCTGTTGAGCTTCCAGAGCTGAGCGAGATTCCTTCGGAAAATGTTGCTCCAACCACACAAGAGATTGACCTAGCTCATCAAGACTACGATGAGAAAGCGTTTGATGAGCTGCTATCGGAAGAACAGCCTGAAACAGCGAACTTCTCGTTTGATACTCCGATAGATGCCACCACTTCTGATAGTGCGGGCATGGATATCGATGCCATGCTTGAAATGGGTGAGGATTGGAATGGGTTTAATCTATCACCTGAGCAGCAGGCAAGTATTCCTGATGAGATTCCAGAAGATGAGGCGGATGTTTGGGCACAAGATAATCAACCTGAACAAGCGCAGATACTGGATGAAAACTGGGAAGACCAGCCAGAGCTTGAAGAGTTTAACCCAAATGATAACAGCTACAGAACCATTGACGAGTTAATGGCGGAAGTTGAGTCGGAAGAAGAACAAGCGATTGATGATGAGCTTAAGCTCGATGTCGGTTTGAATGACTTCCCTGATGTGATTGGCGATATTGGTGATGCGGCTGACGTTGATGCCAATGCAGAAGCTGCCGGCAAACTAGACCTAGCTAAAATCTACGTTGAGATGAATGATGCTCAAGGGGCGATTAAGCTGCTAGAAGAGGCGATCGTTGACGGAAGTGATGAGATTCGCCGAGAAGCGAAGAACCTGATTGATACCATCAATAAGGGCTAG
- the truA gene encoding tRNA pseudouridine(38-40) synthase TruA: MRIALGIEYNGTQYFGWQRQREVKSVQEKLERALSIVANHPIEVQCAGRTDAGVHGTGQVVHFDTTATRKMVAWTMGANANLPDDIAVRWAKEVPEEFHARFSATARRYRYIIFNSALRPGILSSGVSHYHGELDENKMHQAAQYLLGENDFTSFRATHCQSRSPWRNMMHINVTRHNQYVVIDIKANAFVHHMVRNITGSLICVGRGEQKPEWIKELLEIKDRKQAGATAKAEGLYLVDVDYPEEFQLPRVPIGPLFLPDNLN, encoded by the coding sequence ATGAGAATTGCTTTAGGCATCGAATACAACGGCACTCAATATTTTGGTTGGCAACGCCAGCGAGAAGTAAAAAGCGTACAAGAGAAACTAGAACGCGCATTGAGCATCGTTGCAAACCATCCTATTGAAGTCCAATGTGCGGGTCGTACTGACGCTGGTGTACACGGTACAGGGCAGGTGGTTCACTTCGATACCACAGCAACACGCAAAATGGTCGCTTGGACGATGGGAGCCAACGCGAATCTGCCAGACGATATCGCGGTGCGTTGGGCAAAAGAAGTGCCTGAAGAGTTTCACGCGCGTTTCTCTGCGACCGCTCGTCGTTATCGCTACATCATTTTTAATAGCGCGTTGAGGCCGGGTATTCTTTCATCGGGTGTTAGCCACTATCACGGTGAGCTGGATGAAAACAAGATGCATCAAGCCGCGCAGTACCTGCTTGGTGAAAACGACTTCACATCTTTCAGAGCGACGCATTGCCAATCACGCAGTCCTTGGCGCAATATGATGCACATTAATGTGACGCGTCATAACCAGTATGTCGTGATCGATATTAAAGCCAATGCATTTGTTCACCATATGGTTCGTAACATTACAGGTAGTTTGATTTGTGTTGGCCGAGGCGAGCAGAAACCAGAGTGGATAAAAGAGCTACTGGAGATCAAAGATCGTAAGCAAGCAGGGGCAACGGCGAAAGCGGAAGGCTTGTACTTGGTGGATGTTGATTACCCAGAAGAATTCCAATTGCCAAGAGTGCCGATTGGACCACTATTTTTGCCAGACAATTTGAACTAA
- the accD gene encoding acetyl-CoA carboxylase, carboxyltransferase subunit beta has protein sequence MSWLEKILEKSNIVSSRKASIPEGVWTKCTSCEQVLYHAELERNLEVCPKCDHHMRMRARRRLETFLDEDNRVEIADELEPQDKLKFRDSKKYKDRISAAQKSSGEKDALVVMKGELLGQPIVACAFDFSFMGGSMGSVVGARFVRAAEAAMEANCGLVCFSASGGARMQEALMSLMQMAKTSAALERMSAKGLPFISVMTDPTMGGVSASLAMLGDINIGEPKALIGFAGRRVIEQTVREDLPEGFQRSEFLLEHGAIDMIVDRREMRQRIGSLMAKMNNNPSPLVVSVNDSPNEAAYSVPEADEKG, from the coding sequence ATGAGTTGGCTTGAAAAGATTTTAGAAAAAAGCAACATCGTTAGTTCACGTAAAGCGTCTATCCCTGAAGGGGTTTGGACTAAATGTACTTCATGTGAACAGGTGCTTTACCACGCTGAACTAGAGCGTAACCTAGAAGTATGTCCGAAATGTGACCATCACATGCGTATGAGAGCGCGTCGTCGCCTTGAAACATTCCTAGACGAAGATAATCGTGTAGAGATTGCCGACGAGCTTGAGCCGCAAGATAAACTGAAGTTCAGAGATTCTAAGAAATACAAAGATCGTATTTCTGCGGCTCAGAAAAGCAGTGGCGAAAAAGATGCATTAGTTGTAATGAAAGGTGAGCTTCTTGGTCAGCCTATCGTTGCGTGTGCATTCGACTTCTCTTTCATGGGCGGTTCAATGGGCTCTGTTGTTGGTGCGCGTTTTGTTCGTGCAGCAGAAGCAGCAATGGAAGCAAACTGTGGCCTAGTGTGTTTCTCAGCAAGTGGTGGTGCACGTATGCAAGAGGCGCTTATGTCTCTAATGCAAATGGCAAAAACCAGTGCAGCGCTAGAGCGCATGTCTGCAAAAGGTCTACCTTTCATTTCAGTGATGACTGACCCTACTATGGGTGGTGTATCTGCGAGTTTAGCGATGCTGGGTGATATCAACATCGGTGAGCCAAAAGCACTGATCGGTTTTGCAGGTCGTCGTGTAATTGAACAAACTGTACGTGAAGATCTACCGGAAGGTTTCCAGCGTAGTGAATTCCTACTAGAGCATGGTGCAATCGATATGATCGTTGACCGCCGTGAAATGCGTCAACGCATTGGTAGCCTGATGGCGAAGATGAACAACAATCCATCACCTTTGGTGGTTTCTGTTAACGATTCGCCAAATGAAGCTGCTTATTCTGTACCAGAAGCAGACGAAAAAGGGTAA
- the folC gene encoding bifunctional tetrahydrofolate synthase/dihydrofolate synthase, whose product MSQSQIPQATSPLSMWLDYLTNIHTSAIDLGLDRVQAVAQSANLTKPAPTVITVAGTNGKGSTCALMEAILLDAGYSVGVYSSPHLIRYNERVRINGEDLSDEKHAQAFDFIEKQRGEISLSLFEYGTLAALRLFQTEKVDVVLLEVGLGGRLDATNVVDHDVSVITSLAIDHVDWLGDDINVIGFEKAGIFRSGKPAICGQPKAPATVAAHADDIGAEFYPVDIQYSYKLQSESVWQWTHGSYTLDELPVPGLPLQNAATALMALATANLDLSDVNIVNGLKNAQLPGRMQVISTEPTILLDVAHNPHSAEYLVERVGQKYQGKNIHTVVAMLHDKDVEATLNALSPIAANWYPASLSGPRAASSDELCQYLPSGTTQYPNPVEAFEAALTNATPQDVILVVGSFHTVGEVLEHWQNKGE is encoded by the coding sequence ATGAGTCAAAGCCAAATTCCTCAAGCCACATCACCACTATCGATGTGGCTTGATTATTTAACCAACATCCACACTTCTGCGATAGACCTAGGTCTAGACCGCGTTCAAGCTGTTGCTCAATCAGCAAACCTTACTAAACCTGCTCCTACTGTTATTACCGTTGCTGGTACTAATGGCAAAGGCTCTACTTGCGCCTTAATGGAAGCAATCTTACTTGATGCTGGCTACTCTGTTGGTGTCTACAGTTCCCCTCATCTTATTCGTTACAATGAACGTGTTCGTATCAATGGCGAAGATCTTAGTGATGAAAAACATGCGCAAGCGTTTGATTTTATCGAGAAGCAGCGCGGCGAAATCAGCTTAAGCTTATTCGAATATGGCACCTTAGCTGCCTTGCGTCTTTTCCAAACAGAGAAAGTCGATGTCGTTCTGCTTGAAGTGGGTTTAGGAGGTCGATTAGATGCGACCAATGTGGTGGATCATGATGTTTCAGTGATCACTAGCCTAGCTATCGACCATGTTGATTGGCTTGGTGATGACATCAATGTGATCGGCTTTGAGAAGGCGGGTATTTTCCGCAGTGGTAAACCTGCTATTTGTGGTCAGCCTAAAGCGCCTGCGACTGTTGCAGCGCACGCTGATGATATTGGTGCAGAGTTCTACCCTGTTGATATTCAGTACAGCTACAAACTGCAAAGTGAGTCGGTTTGGCAGTGGACACACGGAAGTTACACCCTCGATGAACTCCCTGTCCCAGGTTTACCCCTACAAAATGCAGCGACTGCACTTATGGCACTGGCGACTGCGAACTTAGACCTAAGCGATGTGAACATCGTGAATGGTCTTAAAAACGCCCAATTACCCGGTCGTATGCAAGTGATCAGTACAGAGCCAACAATCTTGTTAGATGTTGCGCACAACCCGCACTCTGCAGAGTACTTAGTTGAACGCGTTGGGCAAAAATACCAAGGTAAGAATATTCATACCGTGGTGGCAATGCTACACGATAAAGACGTTGAAGCGACGCTCAATGCGCTAAGCCCAATCGCTGCCAATTGGTATCCAGCTTCTCTTTCTGGTCCACGTGCGGCGAGTTCAGATGAACTATGTCAGTATCTTCCGTCAGGAACAACCCAGTATCCAAACCCAGTTGAAGCATTTGAAGCTGCATTGACAAACGCAACGCCACAAGATGTCATCCTCGTCGTTGGTTCTTTCCACACTGTGGGTGAAGTGCTAGAGCATTGGCAAAACAAAGGTGAATAA